From the genome of Candidatus Zymogenus saltonus:
GGACTTCGTGAAAAATCCCGAGAAGGAGAACCACTGCTTTTTCAACTACCGGTACTCTAAAATAGAGCTGATGTTTCCTGTCTTCCTTCTCGCGGGAAATCACGATATCGCGCTGGGAAAATACAAATCAAAGCCGAACGCATTTTTTCTTGAGGACTTCGAGGAGACCTACGGCCCTGCAAATTTCTTCTTCAAGCATCACGGGTGTCTGTTTGTCGCCGCAAACGACTGCTACAACGACAACTATGTGGACTATCTGAGGGAGGTGCTCGCCAGGGAATCGAGAGACGCCGTTTTGACGTTCGTTTTGATGCACATCCCCCCGACTTCGATAATACCGGCCAAGAAATTTCGGCCCCTTGAGAGGGAGGAGGAGTTTCTCTCCTTGATGAAGGAGTTCGATGTGGACTACTTCTTCAGCGGCGATTTCCACTCTTACTACAGGTTAAACAAGGACGGCGTGGACTACATCATCACGGGCGGGGGCGGCTCAAAGCTGTGCTATGACGAGAATAAATGCAGCTTTCACCACGTAATTGTGATCAGCGTGAATCCGAAAACGGGGAAAATTACCGAACGGGTGTATCCGATCAGGGAAGTGTTTGACATCGTCTTCGACTATGAAAAGCTTGTCATCACAAAGGTCTACCCCGTTTTGAAAAGAAGCCCCCTCCTCTCATGGATCTCCATTCTCGCAATTCTCCTCGTATTCATGGCCTCGACCATAGTCTACATCAGGATTGCAAGGAGAAAAAGGGAGTTTTGAAATAGAGATAAAATCAGAGCGGCTGTCCCCTATGTAGCAATTGGTGGTCGATTCTTATCTAAAATCGAATACAAATCGAATATGATGGATATCAACTTCGGGGTGATAATCGGCCGCTTTCCCCACCCTCTTAGTTCCCCAGCCTTCTCCCGTTCGCCGATCTGGTTTTGACTTGTTGCATCAAATAATATTTACAACTTGCCTTTATCATACCTGTAAGGTCGAAAAAAGCTTGATAAAGTCGTAAACATGTCCTACAATACAGTAGGATAGTAGGTTAGATCATACCAAACGGTAGCTTTTGGGCAAAACTCCATTTAAAGGTCGATCCAATCGAATTTAAGTCGGCTTTTTAAGGAAGAAGAGATGGAGACATCAACGGAATATTCAAGGACAAGCAGGGAAACCACGGAGCTGAGCCTCATCTACGAAATCAGCAAGACCCTCGACTCCAGCATGGAGATCGAGGATGTCCTGGGCCCTGTCCTCGAAAAGATGGCCACGCACATGGGGATGGTTCACGGCGCCATCACGCTTCTCGAGAGGCAGACCGGCGACATCTTCATCGACACCGCCTACGGCCTCTCCGATTCCCAGATGAAAAGGGGGAGATACAAGCTGGGCGAGGGAGTAACCGGAAGAGTCGTCCAGACCGGAAAGCCGGTTGTCGTCTCGCGAATCTCGGAGGAGCCCCAGTTCCTGAACAGGACCGGAGCGGGGAGGAGCTTCGCCGACAAGGACGTCTCCTTCATCTGCGTCCCCATAAAGCTGGAAAACGAGGTTATCGGCGCCCTGAGCTTCGACAGGCCCTACAGCGAAACGGCCCCCCTCGATGACGACATCCGAATACTCTCCATCATATCCTCCATGATAGCCCAGGCCGTCCACTTGAGGAGATCCGCCCAGGAGGAGCGCCAGAGACTCCTTGACGAGAATGTCAGGCTGAAGGAGGAGCTCAAGGACCGCTTTAAGCCCGACAACATCATAGGAAACTCCAAGGCGATGCAGGAGGTCTATGACCTGATCATGCGGGTCTCCAAGACCAACGCGACGGTGCTGATCAAGGGGGAGAGCGGCACTGGAAAGGAGCTTGTCGCCCACGCCATCCATTTTCACAGCCAGAGGGCGAACAGCCCCTTCATAAAGGTCAACTGCGCGGCGCTGCCGGAGACGATCATAGAAAGCGAGCTCTTCGGCCACGAAAAGGGGGCCTTCACCGGCGCCCTCAAGACGAAGAAGGGGAGATTCGAGCTTGCCCACGGCGGGACCCTGTTCCTTGACGAGGTGGGGGACCTCTCCCAGGAGACCCAGATCAAGCTCTTGAGGGTCCTTCAGGAGCGGGAGTTCGAGAGGGTCGGGGGGACAGATACGATCAAGGTGAACGTCAGGATAATAACCGCCACAAACAGGGACATCGAGGCGCTGATAGAAAAAGGGAGCTTCAGGGAGGACTTATACTTTCGTCTGAACGTCTTTCCCATCCACATACCCCCGCTGAGAGACAGGAAAACGGACATCCTTCTTCTGGCCGACCACTTCGCCGAGAGGTACGGAAAAGAGAACAACAAGGCCATCAGGCGAATATCGACCCCCGCCATCGACATGTTGATGTGCTACCACTGGCCAGGAAACGTCCGTGAGCTCGAAAACACCATAGAGCGGGCCGTGATCCTGAGCAACAACAACGTTATCCACGGCCACCACCTCCCCCCCACCCTCCAGACCGCCGAGGCCACGGGGACCCCCGTAAAGGCGACGCTTGGAGACGCCCTCGATTCGCTGGAGAGGGAGATGCTCCTGGACGCCCTTAAGTCCTCGAGGGGAAACAGGGCCGCCGCTGCGAGGCAGCTCGGCATATCGGAGAGGCTGATGGGGATACGCGTGAAAAAACACGGGATCGAGCCTGGAAGATTTCATACCAAACGGTAGCTTTATTAAGCTATTCCTACCATAAGGTAGCATTTTTAAGCCTGACCGCCCC
Proteins encoded in this window:
- a CDS encoding metallophosphoesterase — translated: MKELLFKMRRFFLIVSILAFLMLVFLASSIILGRWVCKSKPPNFLGNHKKNIMMVNDDEKIMEPFTFLVVGDIGLKRHFVHFIENIEFHETPDFGFFLGDFVKNPEKENHCFFNYRYSKIELMFPVFLLAGNHDIALGKYKSKPNAFFLEDFEETYGPANFFFKHHGCLFVAANDCYNDNYVDYLREVLARESRDAVLTFVLMHIPPTSIIPAKKFRPLEREEEFLSLMKEFDVDYFFSGDFHSYYRLNKDGVDYIITGGGGSKLCYDENKCSFHHVIVISVNPKTGKITERVYPIREVFDIVFDYEKLVITKVYPVLKRSPLLSWISILAILLVFMASTIVYIRIARRKREF
- the nifA gene encoding nif-specific transcriptional activator NifA, encoding METSTEYSRTSRETTELSLIYEISKTLDSSMEIEDVLGPVLEKMATHMGMVHGAITLLERQTGDIFIDTAYGLSDSQMKRGRYKLGEGVTGRVVQTGKPVVVSRISEEPQFLNRTGAGRSFADKDVSFICVPIKLENEVIGALSFDRPYSETAPLDDDIRILSIISSMIAQAVHLRRSAQEERQRLLDENVRLKEELKDRFKPDNIIGNSKAMQEVYDLIMRVSKTNATVLIKGESGTGKELVAHAIHFHSQRANSPFIKVNCAALPETIIESELFGHEKGAFTGALKTKKGRFELAHGGTLFLDEVGDLSQETQIKLLRVLQEREFERVGGTDTIKVNVRIITATNRDIEALIEKGSFREDLYFRLNVFPIHIPPLRDRKTDILLLADHFAERYGKENNKAIRRISTPAIDMLMCYHWPGNVRELENTIERAVILSNNNVIHGHHLPPTLQTAEATGTPVKATLGDALDSLEREMLLDALKSSRGNRAAAARQLGISERLMGIRVKKHGIEPGRFHTKR